The DNA segment TGACTAATAACAGAAAAGTCATGTGCACTGTCGTGTACCAGGGGTCGGTGTCATTGACAGTGCAGAGGTCCCCTCTGTTAAACAATACTCCTTACTTATAACAGAAAAGCCATGTGCATGTACGTGAACTAGGAGTCGGTGTCATTGACAGTGCAGAGATCCCCTCTTTGAAACCAAACTCCTGACTCATAACAGACAAATCATGTACACTTACGTGTACCAGGGGTCGGTGTCATTGACAGTGCTGTTGTCAGTCCTGGGCACCCAGCCTTTGTCGAAGGTGGCCTCCTCCTGCCCCGAGATCTCGTATTCGATGTTACACTCTCTGACCACCTCCAGCATGCGCTCGTCCATCTCACACAGACCTGCAAGCATCACAGGCGAAGGGTTTTATCAGTAGTTATGCCACAGCCAAACCTGTCTTCAATGACCACTCAAGTGATAGACCAAAAATAGCCGTTATAGACAGGGGGTCGTTAAATAAACGTGAATAAGAGCACCCATTCACTGAAACACTCGCAAAATATCAACAACCTGGCTgctttttttgatttttttttctccttgagATTATTTAGTAGAATAAGCATCCactcaaaaaaacacaaaaaacacacacccttGCACAGGCAGCAGCAGCCAaactgttgaattttggtactTGCCGACGCAAAAGAATGCTTTTATTTCATGTACACGCTTGGATACATCTGGGATGGTGCACAAGATCACTTACAGGAGAAGAGGAATCTGCCTTTAACGTtttacaatggaaccccctttaaaaaaaaaaccaaatttaagacacaccccccccccccccctttaagaacatgcttttttcagattttctgttcatatcccctgtaaaattacctccattttaaggctccctccttgctaagaccctattttttttaaacatttttagaGGCCTGAAAATGAAGCTTTCATTGTATTGTTTTCGCCTCCACACTTATACTCACTTGGTCTGATGCGGACTTGTCTCATAGTGGCGTAGCCCAGGATCTTGGAGACCTTGTCGTTGACGAAGCCGCGCAACATGAGGGGTGGGTAGTCGTTGTAGTAGGCACCAGCGCGGATACCGTTCACCAGGCCGGAGCGAGTCCAGTTCCAGTACTCGTCCTGGTTACGGATCTGTCATCAGAGAAGGGGGGTTAAAAGGGTCACGTGTGTACAAATGTGAAGGGGAAGAAAACGAGGTAGGTAAATGTTTCACTTAGTGGCCCTGTTAaaaaacgctaccgttgctgaactttggtttagttttgtgtgttgtatatagttgacttatttgtactttgcgggaaagtaccgatattatattttgtaaacacaatattcatgtttggacgagaatgcagtcgaagtttctagtcctgtcaaaacaatttgttgaccacgttgttttgagtcgtaggttcgtggcgttcgctcggattaagtgcgtcggcgcttttgatgtacgtcacagagaatgtcactattctagtccatggacagttcatctaattttaattgtatcatgtttggtctggaatattctggagattgagtatttgctacataggccagcgcgatttgtatgttggatgcttctactttgagttctgctatgatgtatcattgtatgtatggaatgcaaaataaatcctcgaactcaatttgacgatttgttgtctgctgctgtgaggacgggccacgtagaatgaaagaacacaactatacgacatttgagaacttcgtcTATCTCAGGTGTCGTGTAACAGGCCCGCATTAGCACAGATGAAAGAGGATTGACGAAAACaggaagtgggggggggggggggtgaggagagGGCTTGACAGTCGTACGGCAGACATGCATCCAGACAGATATCCCCGCCCCCACgctcacactctcacacacacacacacacacacacacacacacacacacacacacacacacacacacacacacacacactaatagtTCAGTCTGAAAGAACCCCAAGTCTCACCTCATTGACAACCAAGTATCTGTCGTGAACTTTGTACTGGTGCATAGTTTCAATAGCTTTTCTTGTGGTGTCTTTGTCCTTGAACTCTACCACCCTGAAAAAGAGCAGCACATTGTATAAAATGTAGACATAGACGTTTCTTCCCATACATGTAGTGCTAGTTCTGCAAGGAaccttaaaaattaatcaagtGACCATTCTGAAGTCAGTAAAACTTCACAAGTTTTGTTGTCGTTTCAATGATCATGTAGTCctgaattttttaaatgttaatCATAATCTGGATTTTCTTGTTTCTAGCAGTAGAACAACATTCTCCCATACACATCTAAACTTATAATTATACGTTATAGCCAAATGATAAATTCTAATCCATTCAAACCtacagacatgggattcagaaaaagtgataattaaggaaaaagaaggtgggggtctgggggccgcagaaggcccccagtagggtccaggggcaatgcccctggtcggggtctgggggcgaaggtttttagtgttttagacacac comes from the Littorina saxatilis isolate snail1 unplaced genomic scaffold, US_GU_Lsax_2.0 scaffold_3791, whole genome shotgun sequence genome and includes:
- the LOC138955954 gene encoding location of vulva defective 1-like gives rise to the protein VVEFKDKDTTRKAIETMHQYKVHDRYLVVNEIRNQDEYWNWTRSGLVNGIRAGAYYNDYPPLMLRGFVNDKVSKILGYATMRQVRIRPSLCEMDERMLEVVRECNIEYEISGQEEATFDKGWVPRTDNSTVNDTDPWYT